Proteins co-encoded in one Vidua macroura isolate BioBank_ID:100142 chromosome 13, ASM2450914v1, whole genome shotgun sequence genomic window:
- the SYNPR gene encoding synaptoporin isoform X1, whose translation MEAVDQLASAGTFRVVKEPLAFLRVLEWLFAIFAFATCGGYSGELRLSVDCANKSESDLSIDIAFAYPFRLHQVNFEAPTCEGKRRETLALIGDFSSSAEFFVTIAVFAFLYSLAATVVYIFFQNKYRENNRGPLIDFIVTVVFSFLWLVSSSAWAKGLSDVKVATDPDEVLLLMSACKQQSNKCLPVRSPVMSSLNTSVVFGYLNFILWAGNIWFVFKETGWHSSGQRHPADTMEKQPGGYNQGGYNQDSYGPAGGYNQPGSYGQVGEYGQSQSYGQSGPTSFANQI comes from the exons CTTTTTGCAATCTTTGCATTTGCAACATGCGGCGGGTACTCTGGAGAGCTGCGCCTCAGTGTGGACTGTGCAAACAAGTCCGAGAGTGACCTCAGCATTGACATAGCCTTTGCCTACCCCTTCAG GTTGCATCAAGTGAATTTTGAGGCTCCCACTTGCGAAGGCAAGCGCCGGGAAACGCTCGCCTTGATAGGGGACTTCTCCTCTTCGGCGGAGTTCTTCGTCACCATCGCGGTCTTCGCCTTCCTCTACTCGCTGGCTGCCACTGTGGTTTATATCTTCTTCCAGAACAAGTACCGTGAGAACAACAGAGGGCCTTTAATT GATTTCATTGTGACAGTGGTCTTCTCATTCTTGTGGCTAGTGAGCTCATCTGCTTGGGCTAAAGGACTGTCAGATGTAAAGGTTGCAACTGACCCTGatgaagtgctgctgctgatgtcTGCCTGCAAACAGCAGTCCAACAAATGCTTGCCTGTTCGCAGCCCTGTTATGTCGAGCCTCAACACTTCGGTT GTCTTTGGCTACTTGAACTTTATCCTCTGGGCAGGCAACATTTGGTTTGTGTTTAAGGAGACGGGCTGGCATTCCTCAGGCCAGCGGCACCCTGCGGACACCATGGAGAAGCAGCCCGGTGGCTACAACCAAGGTGGCTACAACCAAGACAGCTACGGGCCAGCTGGTGGCTACAACCAGCCAGGCTCCTATGGCCAGGTGGGTGAATATGGCCAGTCCCAGAGCTATGGGCAGAGCGGGCCAACCTCCTTCGCTAATCAAATTTAG
- the SYNPR gene encoding synaptoporin isoform X2 yields the protein MEEDRELWQLFAIFAFATCGGYSGELRLSVDCANKSESDLSIDIAFAYPFRLHQVNFEAPTCEGKRRETLALIGDFSSSAEFFVTIAVFAFLYSLAATVVYIFFQNKYRENNRGPLIDFIVTVVFSFLWLVSSSAWAKGLSDVKVATDPDEVLLLMSACKQQSNKCLPVRSPVMSSLNTSVVFGYLNFILWAGNIWFVFKETGWHSSGQRHPADTMEKQPGGYNQGGYNQDSYGPAGGYNQPGSYGQVGEYGQSQSYGQSGPTSFANQI from the exons CTTTTTGCAATCTTTGCATTTGCAACATGCGGCGGGTACTCTGGAGAGCTGCGCCTCAGTGTGGACTGTGCAAACAAGTCCGAGAGTGACCTCAGCATTGACATAGCCTTTGCCTACCCCTTCAG GTTGCATCAAGTGAATTTTGAGGCTCCCACTTGCGAAGGCAAGCGCCGGGAAACGCTCGCCTTGATAGGGGACTTCTCCTCTTCGGCGGAGTTCTTCGTCACCATCGCGGTCTTCGCCTTCCTCTACTCGCTGGCTGCCACTGTGGTTTATATCTTCTTCCAGAACAAGTACCGTGAGAACAACAGAGGGCCTTTAATT GATTTCATTGTGACAGTGGTCTTCTCATTCTTGTGGCTAGTGAGCTCATCTGCTTGGGCTAAAGGACTGTCAGATGTAAAGGTTGCAACTGACCCTGatgaagtgctgctgctgatgtcTGCCTGCAAACAGCAGTCCAACAAATGCTTGCCTGTTCGCAGCCCTGTTATGTCGAGCCTCAACACTTCGGTT GTCTTTGGCTACTTGAACTTTATCCTCTGGGCAGGCAACATTTGGTTTGTGTTTAAGGAGACGGGCTGGCATTCCTCAGGCCAGCGGCACCCTGCGGACACCATGGAGAAGCAGCCCGGTGGCTACAACCAAGGTGGCTACAACCAAGACAGCTACGGGCCAGCTGGTGGCTACAACCAGCCAGGCTCCTATGGCCAGGTGGGTGAATATGGCCAGTCCCAGAGCTATGGGCAGAGCGGGCCAACCTCCTTCGCTAATCAAATTTAG
- the SYNPR gene encoding synaptoporin isoform X3 produces MCMVIFAPLFAIFAFATCGGYSGELRLSVDCANKSESDLSIDIAFAYPFRLHQVNFEAPTCEGKRRETLALIGDFSSSAEFFVTIAVFAFLYSLAATVVYIFFQNKYRENNRGPLIDFIVTVVFSFLWLVSSSAWAKGLSDVKVATDPDEVLLLMSACKQQSNKCLPVRSPVMSSLNTSVVFGYLNFILWAGNIWFVFKETGWHSSGQRHPADTMEKQPGGYNQGGYNQDSYGPAGGYNQPGSYGQVGEYGQSQSYGQSGPTSFANQI; encoded by the exons CTTTTTGCAATCTTTGCATTTGCAACATGCGGCGGGTACTCTGGAGAGCTGCGCCTCAGTGTGGACTGTGCAAACAAGTCCGAGAGTGACCTCAGCATTGACATAGCCTTTGCCTACCCCTTCAG GTTGCATCAAGTGAATTTTGAGGCTCCCACTTGCGAAGGCAAGCGCCGGGAAACGCTCGCCTTGATAGGGGACTTCTCCTCTTCGGCGGAGTTCTTCGTCACCATCGCGGTCTTCGCCTTCCTCTACTCGCTGGCTGCCACTGTGGTTTATATCTTCTTCCAGAACAAGTACCGTGAGAACAACAGAGGGCCTTTAATT GATTTCATTGTGACAGTGGTCTTCTCATTCTTGTGGCTAGTGAGCTCATCTGCTTGGGCTAAAGGACTGTCAGATGTAAAGGTTGCAACTGACCCTGatgaagtgctgctgctgatgtcTGCCTGCAAACAGCAGTCCAACAAATGCTTGCCTGTTCGCAGCCCTGTTATGTCGAGCCTCAACACTTCGGTT GTCTTTGGCTACTTGAACTTTATCCTCTGGGCAGGCAACATTTGGTTTGTGTTTAAGGAGACGGGCTGGCATTCCTCAGGCCAGCGGCACCCTGCGGACACCATGGAGAAGCAGCCCGGTGGCTACAACCAAGGTGGCTACAACCAAGACAGCTACGGGCCAGCTGGTGGCTACAACCAGCCAGGCTCCTATGGCCAGGTGGGTGAATATGGCCAGTCCCAGAGCTATGGGCAGAGCGGGCCAACCTCCTTCGCTAATCAAATTTAG